In the Vanacampus margaritifer isolate UIUO_Vmar chromosome 9, RoL_Vmar_1.0, whole genome shotgun sequence genome, ACGGCTATTCGCCAAACGACACACATAACGAAGCGATGGTGGAGGACATCTTCAAAAACGAGGACGAGGATAAAGACGGTTTCATCTCGGCCAGGGAATTCACTTATCAACACGATGAACTGTGAAGGACGTGCTTCGTCAAAACATTCACATGCTGAATatgtgtgttgactttttaatgTATTGTCTTACCTCTGAACTTGGTTATTTACTTGATTTTGTGAATTTATATTCATGTGCTAAGTCGACATGCACTGAAAATGTCACTACAGATGTATTTAACgtggaagttttttttccccctccatgaAATTAACCATATAGCTATAAAACAATTTGTGGTCTCTCAAggaattttgagtttgaaattctCTCTGTAGTCACTAGAGGGCAGACTTGTACCTGCCTAGCGCTCTTGTATTTTCTCCATTATTTCCTCAAACGTTTTAAAGCCCAATTTAATCACATCCAGATTGCCTTTAGTGTGAACTATTATTAATTTGTAGTAAACGCTTTAAGGCATTCACTCACTTAAATTACATTTGGCAATGGACTCCCAAAACGATCTCAGTAAAACAACCTTAATGGGAAACTAAGGCACCCAAATGTAGAGGAGACTTTATGAGTTTATTAATTGTGAAGTCATGCTGAGAAATTTACGACAGTAATTCTGGGGAATGTTAAAATTCACAATCAAGATCACCTTACCATACTTGCACAGGACTACAGTCCCTGTTTGAACAAGGTAGCAAGCACAGACAGAGACAAATAGAATCCACATAGCGGTGGAACATGTTAACACAGAAGAACCACACTTGTGCTATCAGGCTTGATTCCGCCCTGAAGGCCACACCTTGAGGTGAAAACTGAAAGAGTGAGAACATTGCAGGGCAAAACATAAGATTGAATCACAGATAGCGGTCTCTGGATCAACTACATGACAAGAATTTGGTTTAACAAGACAGTTCTCAACTTCAAACCTTTGCTTCTGGTTGTCATTAACCAATAAATTACATTATAGGGCCCCGGCGGATTGCCTTTGAAACCACACGAGCTAAAacaacactctaaaaatgggttaaaaataacccaaattgggtcaagaatagactgaatgacccaattttttgagttatttaacccaaaaggtTGGGTCCAATTAAATTAGGTTGTGGGTTACTCATTTGACCcagctttttgggttatttgaaTAACCTGATTGAATTTAGTCAAAAaggaaccgacccaactttttgagctatttaacccaaaattTGGGGTCAAATGAAATTTCAGAACTAGTGGGAGACtgtccaccctgagactgggaggtcgtgggttcaatccctggccagGTCATATCAAAGACTCTAAAAATGGGACctatttgcctccctgcttgacactcagcattaagggttgcaATTGGGGGGTTCAATCTccaaatgattcctgagcgcggccgctgctgctgctgctcaccacttCCTCTGGGGATGAGTCAAATGCGTAGaatgaatttcaccccacttaggtgggtgtgacaatcagttaatcataatcttaattaataacccaaaaaccaacataattttttgaatgttttgtggGTTACCAAATAACCCAAATTAATTGGGTcaattaactcaaaaagttaTTAAGTTATTTAACCCCAAACGATAGGCCAAATTGAATTAATAACCCATAAAGAAACCCAAATTCTTGGGCTGTTTTGTGGgttaactttttgggttatttgtattgggtaaaaaaaaaaaagactatttaacccaaaaagttgaatctaattaaattaataacccacaaagcaaaccAACTATAAGGGTTATTATGCGGGTTATTTATCTGACATGTTTTGGGTAAAtagaataacccaaaaagttgggtcggtctctttttgacccaatttgggctatttttgacccaacagttctTAGAGTGAACCATTTGATAAATACTAGTATTGTAATCACCATCTGAATCTCATTGAAAAAGCAAATTTTGTCTATAGGAAGCAACATTTGGATGTATTGATAGAAAAGAACAAAAGTGTCAATTTAACACagcttttatttttctcaacTCTTTTGTATCCAGACACCAACTAAACATGCATCATTCCCaactgtactgtatactgtatatatattactGTGACAAAACAATATGATTCAgagtaaaaagacaaaaataaacatctttACAAAACAAATCTGTACACACGTTGcaaaaaagtgcttcatgaattGACCTATTGTCTCATCTGCCATTCTTTTAAATATTGATCACTTCAAGATCTTTTCTCAATTAAAGGTTGTCCTGTTTCCATAAATGTTGGATGACAATCCTACAAAATGATCCAGGAATTACACACGTGGGAAAGTTCACTTGTAATTCACACGTTCACACGGCGTACACGGGAAGGTAGCGGCACAGTCTTCAAATAAAAGCCAGCAGGGAACAGCGCTGCAGCTTGTAAACATCTCGGATCCTGCGCTAAATCAAACATGAAGGTCTTGGCACCCCGTAACAGACAGAAACAAGACAATGTCAACACAGAAACAGTCATGCGTGAAAGGAAGCTCCTCAAGAGCATTGTGATCATAAATGATTTTCCTCACGGTGGCTTGGATTTCCTGGTCGACAGAATAAATATGAGTCCGTGGTGGCGGTGGCGTGCGGCACCTAGAATAAGACGTCTTCGTGCTCAATCATGAGCTGCACCACGAGCTTCTGCTGCCTCATGTCGTTCAGCGTGGTCAGGGCGTTCTGCTCGGGGGGCTGCATCAGCGTCGGACCAAAGACGATGCCCAAGTTCTCCGAATTCATTAAGTTGTCCTTCTCGAATGTTGTTACCCTGGAATGTGACAAAGAGAAGCTTTGGCAAGGATCCACTGCAAAATTCTCTAAGCGTGACACCACTAGTCCACTAGTGTGGTTCCAgggtacatgttttttttttttttactagaataaattgtaattgcacatccactacagtaggtggcagtcaTGCACTCATTTGTCAGACAGTGCGCATGGAGTATTAGCTTCTCTGAGGtttacttacaacaattttatagacaaattttACTATCCATAGTCGAGCAGAGAGTTGGGggcacacaaaatattttcttcttcatggGGCAGGGgatttgtaacaaaaaataatggagAAGCACTGTggtacacaataaaaaaaacaaaactaaattaaataacGTACAgtacaagtaaaataaaaacattaaatacaatCAAAGACATTAGCATAAATGAAGATATCGTAATTAATGATGCAAACGGTTACAGTATTTAGgtacaattttaaatttacttGCAATAAATTATAGCTGAATCATTATTTCAGAACACCTACCACcctccccccaacacacacacacacacacacacacacacacacagttgtaatgttcaaactgttgtTAATGTTACAATAACATTAAATGGAAGGTCAACCCCgcaattttctttacaataatatgttgtatgcactcctactagtctaaacacggcattcttattaattttgcatttgtggaatatgaataaatcagcaaaatccacttgcttttatccatctcagtgggcggccattttgtcacttgttgtcgactgaaaatgacatcacagtcactCATGTTTCAGgttacaaccaatcacggctcagcttgtcaCTTGAAATTTTATGGGATTAGTTATttattcatctatctatgccagcgatGTATAATGACAAGCAGAACAATTAAAATGGTAACGCTAATATAAACACTTAATGGGGGAAATTTTTGTCTGTTAATGTGTTGTAGgctttttctaatgtaaattatgtgccttggtttaaaaaaaaagttagaaaacACTGCTGTAGATGACATTAGTTCACGCAATACTTACAAAACGCCACCAGGTGTCAGTACCGCAAATTTTGCTGTTCCTTTTTCATCATGTATCCATGTCGGAAGTGTTTTTTCAAAGGATGAGTTGCTTACTGTTTGGAAATGTTGTGTTGACAATGTCTTTTGTGTCCCACCTTTTGAGGTGAGCCATCAGGTAGCGTAAAGTCTCATGGTGAGCCGGAGGAAGCTGCAGCAAACCCTCATGGACGGCCTCCAGCCTGGATTCAGCATTTggaatttctgcagaaatttgaTCGACGTGAGTATCATGTCAGGTAGCCGCAATCGGAGAACCGAGGCGTCCTTACTTGCAGCCTGGATGAATTTGGGGTACAAGTCAAATGTAATGACAGGGATGGGGAGGTCTCTCAAGTAGAGCTTCAGAGCACCAGCAATGATGTTGATGTCTGCGTAGGCACTGGCACTGATGTCCGCCTTTTCACCTTCTATTGACAAGAATGCAAACGTACATATAATGTCGTGCAGGCAAGAATACaagctattaactctttcactcgcagccatttttaccgaagcaacccccttccctGTTTTACTGGcttctgactgattttgcaaggcccacagaatattgtgttctattgctgtaaaaacatggaacctaccaaaagaaagtcacttctttcatcagggaaaaaagtattttgctatctttttttgtttgcagcaattagcataagaatatagctaagtttgatcattattcccaaatctgtttaaaacacttggGAAAAGAGCAGTTTTGCAATacggccttggttgatctcttatactctgctgccacctgctgaccgtttttgtaataactaccattgcttgaagcgttctcttcagttcagaggctgcatcaaagacttctgtatgctctagcattaaaaaaaataaaaaataaaaaaaaataaaaaaaacatataaatatgtttttgggaccctGGTAATGTTTCAAATATAacttatttatactttttaaggaaaattagttaaaggggaagtcaaccttaaacatttctcaataataatgttatacgtgacctcacaagtctaaacatgacattctgattaaaaacacatttgtataatatgagttaagcatcaaaatccagctgtttttatccatctcagggggcggccattttgccacttgctgttgattgaagatgacatcacagttgctcagggctcaggcaatgaccaatcacagctcacctgaagctgagctgtgattggttgtatgatacctgaacaactgtgatatcattttcacttaacagcaagtggcaaaatggccgccttctgatgctgataaaaactgctggattttgctgcttaactcatatcccACTAAAGCAATATTAAcaagaataccatatttaggctATTGGATCggcatagagcatattattatcaataaaaaaaaatttgggttgactttaccaaattcataaaaaaaattaccagtGTAAAATTTTATGATCAGATTTCAAGCCATTAAAAAGGGCAAAGAGGCAATTTTctccaacaaacaaaaatatcacaaaaatatgacaaaaatgatCTCGTCTCAATTTACACACAAATAAACGTGTTCAGTGAGAAAAGCAAACGACTCAATTAGATAGCTGTTTGCTGGTTGCtcaaaatgtaaagaatttCAAGCACCCATGAGAATGTTGTACATAACATTCAGTCAGCTTAAAACTTCCTTGTGCGAAAACGACAAACCTCGATCAAACGCGAGTCTCACGTCCTCGATGTGCTCCGAGAAGCCCGACACTCTGTACAGACCTTCCGATTTCATACCTGCAACACAACCGTTGGCCAGGATATCACTCATCTGCCAATACATCCCCCGCTGGCCGCCATCTTACCTCGGAGCTCGATCTCTCGGATGCACAGATCCACCACCATCGGCCTCGGGGTGTTGTGGGCCTTGACCAGCGTGGTGAGGTCACAGCTGAACACTTTCTTTATCCGCCGCAGGTCCGGTTGGCAGTCGCTGGGAACCAGTTTGGAGCACTGTTTGTGTACATTCAGCCCGCAATCTACAGGGGCGAGATAAAGAAAGGATGAtgataacacaaacacaaaatgaaagtgACGTGCACTGTCGCACCGCACGCTCCTGCTCTGTCTCGCTTCACTGCGCCAATagaagataaaaacaaacatggcagcCCAGAGTCATTTCAGTTACAAGCAGAGTGTGCCTGAGTGCAGGTTTGAACGGTATGAGAGGATGAATGGACGGTTGGAAAGGGAGTGAGAGAGGGCAAAGATGTCCCTCCTGTTTCCAAAAGCACATGAGGTCTGATGATACAGCGTCTGCCGCAGGCTTGTCAGCATGGAAAAAGTGTCAACAACaaatactgtgtttttttttttggggggggggggaccaccCACCAGGTCTTGATATGTCTCTGTTCCAAATAGGAAATCTTGTGATCTGTTATTTTTAGTTACGTTTGACCTGTCTATAACCTTTCACGCTTACATAagtccaataattttttttaaattatcaagCAGCTGAGAGGATTCGGAACAGATGTGGAATTGGCAACATTCCTAATAATTCATTAGGAATAAGTCATGCTACCAGCATAGCATCCATGGCTAACTCTTTGTTTACAGTGCCAACTCATGCAGGTCAGTGAGGGGGCGTGGTTAATGTCACTCACTCACAATGTGACTCAAGGAGGGGCGGGCTCAATGAAGAGAGGCGATTTAATTTTGAAACGGCAAAAAATCCCCCCCTAAACCAAAGGAATGTGTTTTTGGTATGAAGAAGGAAGAAGTTTAGTTTTATTATATTGATGTGGTTTCCCTGCAGACAACATTTTCCAGCTATAAACATGATTTTGTAgcttttaattaaatcattattaGCATGTGTTCATttcaccttaactcattcactgccattgatgtcaaaaaattaatttgaactatttctataagtttaacattttttccacttttgttaacacgagtatgaaaacctagaaatagtttttattgcacatttagaacagatataaaatgtgttattaatcgtgagttaattagtaaagttgtgattaattacaattaaaaaatttaatcacctgacgcccctaatttttaataatcttttctttttttaaattgtgagttaactagtaaagtcatgcgattaattacaataaaaaaaaaattatcacctgacgcccctaattttttaataaccttttcttctttaaaaaaaaaagatttaaaaaagaaaagattattaaaaattaggggcatccgaagattaaaatttgtcatcgtaattaatcgcatgactttactagttaactctttatatctgttccaaatatacaataaaacatgtttccaggtttttatactcttgttaacaaaagtttttttttttttttttaattaatagaaatagttcaaatgaatttttgacgtctatagccgtcaatggcagtgaatgagttaaggtgaaATAAACACATGCTCACAAATTTTGCTTTCATGACAACAAATAAATGTGCTTATCCGGAAGGCTGAAAACATCCCACCAAGGCATAAACAACTTAGATCATATAGGTGAAGTGTTTGCTGCAGAAATCATTCAATTCCAAGAACTTCCAAGAAGAAGAGACGGACCTGCCAGCTGTCCAGACCCGATGAAAATTTGTAGCACTTCATGAAACTATTACAATAACTGAGACCTCAGACTGTTGAACAACGGAAGTTGTATATCAagcaagaatatgaaaacaatccacctacaaagcttcaacaattagggctctctttttttttatttatgttttccaCTATGTCCCACTTTCATTGGTTTGTATATGCCTGGTGAAACCCATGACCGACAAGACATTCTTTGTCTAGTGTGTGAGTGCGCCGTGGCGTTACCTGAGCAGCGGACACCTTGTGCAATCAGGCCCCACATGAAGTTGGCACAGTACTCGCACCAGTGCGGCCCTCGAAACGTGTGTACCTGCAGGTGGAGACCCCGTGATTACAAGAACATAAACACACAGTTGAGCATTGCACCTCCGAAGAACCCTTTTGATGGGCCGCACAGAGCTTACTTTGTGATCTACGGTGTGGGAGACGGGACCCTTTAGTGGTCGAAAGGAGAGCATGTGTACATATGAGGTAGATTAAAGGATTTCCGATTATGCGTCTGGCATCTGCTGCAAGGCAGATCCATGCAATCTCTCAAGTAACATATGTGCGTCCCAAAACATTGTGTGGGAAGAATGAAGTGGGCATATAGCAGGTGCTGAGGGattggtgttgttctattttcCAAGTCAAACACTCTGAAACTTAATATACATTCTCAAAATTGAACTTAAAACTAGCTCTATCTAaaacaggggtctgcaacctgtggctctggagccacatgtggctctttagtccctctcctgtggactccctgtggatctctaaaaacaacaacaattttaatatatttttttacatacttattattattattattttttttaaatattcttgaaattaaacaattatttagattttttttttaaaaagataattaaatataaaaaaaaatcatcagagtCCAAAAAgcgaccataaaatgtcaaaaaagtaagaggaaaagcagaaatgtccacaaaattatCAGAGAACTGAAttccaaagaaaagaaaacgttcaaaaagtaaccataaaatatcccaaaacaaacaaaaggcagaaaattactataaaatataTTAGGAATATCACCCCCCCTCCAAAGTCAGaaaattaatggtaattttttttttaagtaaaaaaagacaaatgttcaTATCCCCCAAAATACCATAACATGTCCACAAAATTACCaagaaagtcagaaaattggTTTAAGAAAGGgctagaaatatatatatatcttttaagTAGCCTTAAAAACTTccacaaacaaaagaagaaatcccgagaattatcataaaatgtccataaaactccccaaaatgtctgaaaaacaaagaacaaaaaaattacaaaaaaaaatatatccaaaAGCGGAAGCTGAAAGGtaatagaaaatgaatgtcaaagtattAGATGTTGCATATTTTCCTGTTAtagtgcagctctaattagctcatgggccctcagtacattaaatTAAcgctaacacactgtttcctttaTCACAATGTTAAAAAGTTTTGGGACTTCAGactgattttttgttgtttatttggccCAAAATgcctcttttgacagtaaaggttgccgaCCCCTGCCCTAGAATAGTCCAGGACATAAAATGGACAATTATTTTACTTGTAGTCAATAGACTAAAACAAAGAGCTTAAAATCAATGGTGATCAATGCACTCTGCTGTTAATGGGTTGTGCTCGGCTATATCCATTAGTTACGCGTATTGTGCAGGAAGTCAGCTCAGCTGTGTGCTCCCGTCAAAACAACCATTCGGCTGGTaatgaaaactttatttttgaaacaaaaatcagcTCACCTTGAAGTTGTGGATCTTCTCATAGGAGCACAGCTTCTCCGCGGTGTCCTTCAAGGCGCTCTGCCGCACCAGAGAGGACGAGATCTGTGGACAGGAGGCCAACAATTTGATAGGCTTCCACAAAAGTGTCCCTTTGCTTCCAAGTTTGACTCCCAGAGCAAAAGCCAGCAGTTCCTGTCGCTTCCGCTCTTGTCTTTTGGCTTTGTGGTTGCTCATCTCCCCTGCGAAACCTCCTCGGTTATTTTCGGCCTCCAAACCCGACTGTTCCCACGGACCCTCCATCTCCTCCGGAAGAAGATGCGGAAGGGAGCCGGCGCGGAATCCACTCGCTCCCCTCTCAGCTCGGAGGTTCGACTGACGGCTGATAGCGAGGGGATGGCTCCACTTCTGGCCTGAGAGAGTGTCAGCAGGGGAGGGGGACAAGACGGGCGGTGGGTGGCCTGAGGGCTGGAGTGTGCCTCGCACAATGGCCCTCTTTCACACGCCCAGAaaggagcgagagagagaacagGCTCTGTGATGGGGAGGGGCTGCGGAGGGGGTGTTGCTGTCAGGGCTGTTTCACACAGCTCAACAGCTCTGTAAAGCAGGATCAATAGTGCAGACGCCCTCTTTATATCACAGAGCACTCTCACATTAGCGCACTGCCTTCCGGACACACTCCACTCCACTTAGCTGCGGATTGAAATGCCAGCAGCACTCGGGCCTCCTAAATGTGTCACTCCCTGCCTTCCAAAACAGACCCAAGATTACTGGGCCGGACAGATGAGGAGCATCTGTCCTCATCAGTCCAAGAGATCATGACCTCCATCTTTGTCAGCTAGCTGGTGGAATTCCCCACCCTGGCACCCACTTCCACAAGCTATGACAGCAGACAACTTCCACCAGTCACAAGCAAAACTTGCCAAGCCAGACCAGCAACATGGGGATACCATAATCCTGACATAGGGAATAATCCCAGAGTGCTCAAATCCATGTAAAAGAGCAAAGGAAGCTCATTTGGCGCTCTGCAGACATACGGTGGTTTACCAGTGGGGGGCTGTTGCTATGGTCAAGCTGAATTTCTGCACGTAAGCAAGTACTTAAGCGGGCTACAAGCCTGTCAACTGCCCTTATTATCATTCTATTACagtgcacacaaaaacaaacaagataaACTGGGCTACAAAAACATACTAAAAGGTTAACACAATTGACTGTGATTAGCATTGGCTGACTTTTTATTAGAAGTTCttctaacaaaaaatatattcacatgggaaataaaatacatttctcaTCTGTTTCAGGCTTAAACTGCTGCCATCATACAGTAAAACCTCTGTTTACTGTAAAGGTAATGTTTTAAGTAAATGTCACACAAGTATAAATAGAAGCTAATCAAATAATTGTCATGTGAGGTGTGGCGTTAGGACCCAAAGGCAGACAAGACACAGGAGTTCGGAAACAgagattttattaaaaaaaaaaatatatatatatatatagatataaataatactaaataataataaaaataataataataaacagaataacagagagcagggctggattcagatgaTCTTGAAGAAAACAGAGAAACCTTGACCGAGAAACTTCAAATTGAGAGACCAAGCCTGGATGCAGGGAAGCAACCtcaaacacataaaaaacagCTTGCATTGAATAAAGCTTAAGAGAAGGGATAGGAAACCTCGACGTGCTGAGATAAAACCATGGCAAGGAACCTTGATGTACTGACAGAAGTGTCATTTAATTCTCGCTAGAGCAATGCACAAGTgcatatgacagaataaaggcctatatgcCAAATTAAGAGTCACAAATACATAACCTAAAAAAGTGCCAATTACaggaacatagcaactgcatagcaactgcatagcaactgcatagcaaccgACAGATTCAGCATCACAAATGACATGTAAACTGCATAGCAACCGACAACTTcctcatcacaagggacatagcaactgacatcttcatcacaagggacattaCAACCGGGTAGCAAGTGACAACTTCATCAGCACAgtcatagcaactgcatagcaattgAAAACgttatcatcacaagggacatagtaactgcacaTCAACTGACACTATCACAAAGGAACATAGTCACCAAAAGGTGCATATTAACTGAATAGTAACAGGCAACTTTATCATCACAGGGGGCGTAGCAACTGCATAAAAACTGACAACACCCTTACAAGAAACATATAAACAGCATAATAACTGACAACCTCACAATCACAATGATAAaccaactgcatagcaactgacaactttatCACCgtcatagcaactgacaacttcatcagcacagtcatagcaactacatagcaactgacatcatcatcatcacaagggacacaGCAATACGAACcataacaacacaatgaccccatgGCCAACCCAAAACAAAGTCATAAGAATAAttctaaaaaactaaaaaacattcaCCATCTGAAGACAGCTGACAGAAATTAACAAGAAGCCGCTTGTTGGCAAGCTTTTGTTGTAATTTCTTAGCATTTGTTGGCCATTATGCTTTCAGCTGTTATGACGCTAATGTGAACATGTGCTTGCTAATGTATTTGAGGATGCAAATATATTTCAGTAATTGGTCATGATCATTTTTACGTTCATTTATCCATTATTGCGACCTTTCTGTGTCCGTATCTCAAACAAAACAGCCGAACAAAAGTAAAACACTTGTGGTAGTTAATCCATTGGATGCACATTGAACTGAAGACTCGCAGGATTTCCTGACGTATCATTTGACGCCATTTGAACTCTTTGACGTTGGAGAAATATTTTTCCAGGGGATTTTGGTCAAACTCGAAATTGAGTTTCTACTGCATTCAACTATTTTTGTCCTGATGCTGTGGTTGAATGTTAAAGCATCCCTGCAAAGACTGACACGACAGGTGAAGATATTTGCCATTGTTGGTGACATTCTTTGAGAAGGCCAACACATACCAGAGGATACAATTTAGCATACAAGTCCGAAGGGACAGATGAGAAATATACCACTCTGAGATATTTTAGCCTCAAGAGAGGAGGAGGGGTGGCAGACCAGAGCTGAGCTTTGTCTGCGGGCAGATGGCCTCTTGTCTGGCCAAAGAAAAGGACAAAAGGTGGTCACACACAACAAGCTCCGCTTTCTTTCGGAGTGGCTTGACTCCTTTATTACAAGTCTTTGTGAAGGCGCAGCTGAGTGGACTCCTGTGAGTTCGAGCTTGCAATGGTGGCATAACAACACAGTGGTCACTGACATGCTGAGACAACAGGATGCGCCCCCCTACACATCCCAGACAAAACATCAGCAACAAATCATAAATGGACATTGTGATGAAAAGTCAAAGGGGGACAAAATGGAAGAAACAGCCACTTGTTGTTCTTGTAGTTGTGTTAGCAACTACAGCTAAAACGTTCACACACTAAAAGTGTGGCCAAAAATTTGGCGAAATAGAGCTTACCTTTGAGATTTTCACGAGATAAAATTAGGGCTGTTTACTGACAGACCAGCTCATTATCTGAACAAACAACACAGCCATTACTGTGAAAATCATTCCAGGGCAAGTAACCAGACCAGCCTGACCGGCACCTCACTGATATTCCGCCAGTCAGAGTGGTGAGGATCAGGAGGAATGTGGTAGATGTCTAACCACATTCAGCATGCAAAAGGAATCTAACGGAGGAGATAAATCTACAGGCAAAATTCTGCTTTTGGCCTCTGGGAAGCATTTTGGCTGCGCTATGAACCACGGCCGTGTGGAGGTGCATTAAAAGGGTAAATACGTGCACATACAGTGAAGCCAGTGTGCAACGAAAGCCTCAGGGCGCGGCTGTGAGAACGGTAAACATGAGGGTCAAAAAGGCTTTTTCCACATT is a window encoding:
- the chn2 gene encoding beta-chimaerin isoform X1 translates to MAASSNSSLSGSSVSSDPEDYQPPIWKSYLYQLQQEAPRPKRIVCPKEMDTRPKYYGREFHGMISREYADELLRAADGSYLIRESQRQPGTHTLALRFGPQTLNYRLFYDGKHFVAEKRFESVHDLVTDALITLYIETKAAEYIAKMTANPIYEHLGYTSLLKDKMVHRLSRGRTESRRVTFVRDEQISSSLVRQSALKDTAEKLCSYEKIHNFKVHTFRGPHWCEYCANFMWGLIAQGVRCSDCGLNVHKQCSKLVPSDCQPDLRRIKKVFSCDLTTLVKAHNTPRPMVVDLCIREIELRGMKSEGLYRVSGFSEHIEDVRLAFDREGEKADISASAYADINIIAGALKLYLRDLPIPVITFDLYPKFIQAAKIPNAESRLEAVHEGLLQLPPAHHETLRYLMAHLKRVTTFEKDNLMNSENLGIVFGPTLMQPPEQNALTTLNDMRQQKLVVQLMIEHEDVLF
- the chn2 gene encoding beta-chimaerin isoform X2 gives rise to the protein MAASSNSSLSGSSVSSDPEDYQPPIWKSYLYQLQQEAPRPKRIVCPKEMDTRPKYYGREFHGMISREYADELLRAADGSYLIRESQRQPGTHTLALRFGPQTLNYRLFYDGKHFVAEKRFESVHDLVTDALITLYIETKAAEYIAKMTANPIYEHLGYTSLLKDKMVHRLSRGRTESRRVTFVRDEQPIKLLASCPQISSSLVRQSALKDTAEKLCSYEKIHNFKVHTFRGPHWCEYCANFMWGLIAQGVRCSDCGLNVHKQCSKLVPSDCQPDLRRIKKVFSCDLTTLVKAHNTPRPMVVDLCIREIELRGMKSEGLYRVSGFSEHIEDVRLAFDREGEKADISASAYADINIIAGALKLYLRDLPIPVITFDLYPKFIQAAKIPNAESRLEAVHEGLLQLPPAHHETLRYLMAHLKRVTTFEKDNLMNSENLGIVFGPTLMQPPEQNALTTLNDMRQQKLVVQLMIEHEDVLF